Proteins encoded together in one Nocardioides marinisabuli window:
- the metH gene encoding methionine synthase — protein sequence MEPVGPGEWRDDATDELRAALGRRILVIDGAMGTAIQRDRPDEAGYRGERFADWPSDLVGNNDLLTLTRPDIIESIHREYLESGADLIETNTFNANSVSLADYGLEALAYELNLESARLARRAADTVATPERPRYVAGALGPTTRTASISPDVNDPGARNISFDALVAAYRTAALGLVDGGSDLLIIETIFDTLNAKAAIFAVESLFEELGRRWPLIISGTITDASGRTLSGQTTEAFWNSVRHARPLAVGLNCALGAREMRPYVAEISRVADTFVSVYPNAGLPNAFGEYDEAAAETAAVVGEFAEAGFVNIVGGCCGTTPAHIAAIADAVREQQPRRPAEVPPAMRLSGLEPFTIDADSLFVNVGERTNITGSARFRKLIKDGDYDTALSVAAQQVENGAQVIDVNMDEGMIDGVAAMDRFTKLIASEPDISRVPVMVDSSKFEVIEAGLKNVQGKPIVNSISLKEGKEAFVAHARLCRKYGAAAVVMAFDEDGQADNLLRRQAICERAYRILVDEVGFPAEDIIFDPNVFAVATGIEEHASYGQDFIEATRWIKANLPGAKVSGGISNVSFSFRGNNPVREAIHAVFLFHAIRAGLDMGIVNAGALVVYDQVEPELRERIEDVVLNRRPDAAERLLEIAEEHNRVGEAKEAATEEWRALPVGERITHALVKGIDTYAEADAEELRLEIAARGGRPIEVIEGPLMDGMDVVGDLFGAGKMFLPQVVKSARVMKKAVAHLIPFIEQEKVDNPEYATAKDTNGTIVMATVKGDVHDIGKNIVGVVLQCNNFEVIDLGVMVPAQKILDTAREVGADIIGLSGLITPSLDEMVTMATEMQRQGLEIPLLIGGATTSRAHTAVKVDPRYDGPVVWVKDASRSVPTAAALLHAERRAPLLADLKADYDSLRERHSHKTDRPKLSYADARANATPIDWSGYQPPAPRTPGTHVLDDYDLAELRDYIDWQPFFNAWEMKGRFPDILNNPATGEAARRLYDDAQEMLDRVIAEKWITARGVFGFFPAAAEGDDTIVYADDERTSERSRLHHLRQQGQHRDGVPNKSLGDFVAPVGTGLADHVGAFAVTAGIGLPERVEAFKAANDDYNAILLESLADRLAEAFAERLHERVRTDFWGHQPEERLSNEDLIAERYQGIRPAPGYPACPDHTEKLTLWELLDVEASTGISLTESMAMWPGASVSGWYFSHPQSQYFVVGRLARDQVEAYAERKGWTLAEAERWLSPNLGYDPED from the coding sequence ATGGAGCCCGTGGGGCCGGGGGAGTGGCGCGACGACGCCACCGACGAGCTGCGTGCGGCCCTGGGCCGCAGGATCCTGGTCATCGACGGCGCGATGGGCACCGCCATCCAGCGCGACCGGCCCGACGAGGCCGGCTACCGCGGCGAGCGCTTCGCCGACTGGCCCAGCGACCTGGTCGGCAACAACGACCTGCTCACCCTGACCCGGCCCGACATCATCGAGTCGATCCACCGCGAGTACCTCGAGTCCGGCGCCGACCTGATCGAGACCAACACGTTCAACGCCAACTCGGTCTCGCTGGCCGACTACGGCCTCGAGGCGCTGGCCTACGAGCTCAACCTCGAGTCGGCCCGCCTGGCCCGGCGCGCGGCCGACACGGTGGCCACCCCCGAGCGGCCCCGCTACGTCGCCGGCGCCCTGGGCCCCACCACGCGCACCGCCTCCATCTCCCCCGACGTCAACGACCCGGGGGCCCGCAACATCAGCTTCGACGCGCTGGTGGCGGCGTACCGCACCGCAGCGCTCGGCCTGGTCGACGGCGGCAGCGACCTGCTGATCATCGAGACGATCTTCGACACCCTCAACGCGAAGGCCGCCATCTTCGCCGTCGAGTCCCTCTTCGAGGAGCTCGGCCGCCGCTGGCCGCTGATCATCTCCGGCACCATCACCGACGCCTCCGGTCGCACCCTGTCGGGCCAGACCACCGAGGCGTTCTGGAACTCGGTGCGCCACGCCCGTCCGCTCGCCGTCGGCCTCAACTGCGCCCTCGGCGCCCGCGAGATGCGGCCCTACGTCGCCGAGATCTCCCGGGTCGCCGACACGTTCGTCTCGGTCTACCCCAACGCCGGGCTGCCCAACGCCTTCGGCGAGTACGACGAGGCCGCGGCCGAGACCGCCGCGGTCGTCGGCGAGTTCGCCGAGGCCGGCTTCGTCAACATCGTCGGCGGCTGCTGCGGCACCACCCCCGCCCACATCGCCGCGATCGCCGACGCGGTGCGCGAGCAGCAGCCGCGCCGGCCCGCCGAGGTGCCCCCGGCGATGCGCCTCTCGGGGCTCGAGCCGTTCACCATCGACGCCGACAGCCTCTTCGTCAACGTCGGCGAGCGCACCAACATCACCGGCTCCGCACGCTTCCGCAAGCTCATCAAGGACGGCGACTACGACACCGCCCTGAGCGTCGCGGCCCAGCAGGTCGAGAACGGCGCCCAGGTCATCGACGTCAACATGGACGAGGGCATGATCGACGGCGTCGCGGCCATGGACCGCTTCACCAAGCTCATCGCCAGCGAGCCCGACATCAGCCGGGTGCCGGTGATGGTCGACTCCTCGAAGTTCGAGGTGATCGAGGCCGGGCTCAAGAACGTGCAGGGCAAGCCGATCGTCAACTCGATCTCGCTCAAGGAGGGCAAGGAGGCGTTCGTCGCCCACGCCCGCCTGTGCCGCAAGTACGGCGCCGCCGCGGTGGTGATGGCCTTCGACGAGGACGGCCAGGCCGACAACCTGCTGCGCCGCCAGGCGATCTGCGAGCGCGCCTACCGGATCCTGGTCGACGAGGTCGGCTTCCCGGCCGAGGACATCATCTTCGACCCCAACGTCTTCGCGGTCGCCACGGGCATCGAGGAGCACGCCTCCTACGGCCAGGACTTCATCGAGGCCACCCGCTGGATCAAGGCGAACCTGCCGGGCGCCAAGGTCTCCGGCGGCATCTCCAACGTCAGCTTCTCCTTCCGCGGCAACAACCCGGTGCGCGAGGCGATCCACGCGGTCTTCCTCTTCCACGCCATCCGGGCCGGCCTCGACATGGGCATCGTCAACGCCGGCGCCCTGGTGGTCTACGACCAGGTCGAGCCCGAGCTGCGCGAGCGCATCGAGGACGTCGTGCTCAACCGGCGCCCCGACGCCGCCGAGCGGCTCCTGGAGATCGCCGAGGAGCACAACCGGGTCGGGGAGGCCAAGGAGGCCGCCACCGAGGAGTGGCGCGCCCTGCCGGTCGGCGAGCGGATCACGCACGCGCTGGTCAAGGGCATCGACACCTACGCCGAGGCCGACGCCGAGGAGCTGCGCCTCGAGATCGCGGCCCGCGGCGGGCGGCCCATCGAGGTCATCGAGGGCCCGCTGATGGACGGCATGGACGTCGTCGGCGACCTGTTCGGGGCCGGCAAGATGTTCCTGCCGCAGGTGGTGAAGTCGGCGCGGGTGATGAAGAAGGCCGTGGCCCACCTGATCCCGTTCATCGAGCAGGAGAAGGTCGACAACCCCGAGTACGCCACCGCCAAGGACACCAACGGCACCATCGTGATGGCCACCGTCAAGGGCGACGTCCACGACATCGGCAAGAACATCGTCGGCGTGGTGCTGCAGTGCAACAACTTCGAGGTCATCGACCTCGGCGTGATGGTGCCGGCCCAGAAAATCCTTGACACCGCCCGCGAGGTCGGCGCCGACATCATCGGGCTCTCCGGCCTGATCACCCCCTCGCTCGACGAGATGGTCACGATGGCCACCGAGATGCAGCGCCAGGGCCTCGAGATCCCGCTGCTCATCGGTGGCGCCACCACCTCACGCGCGCACACCGCGGTCAAGGTCGACCCCCGCTACGACGGCCCGGTCGTGTGGGTCAAGGACGCCTCGCGCTCGGTGCCCACGGCCGCGGCGCTGCTGCACGCCGAGCGGCGCGCGCCGCTGCTGGCCGACCTCAAGGCCGACTACGACTCGCTGCGCGAGCGGCACTCGCACAAGACCGACCGGCCCAAGCTGTCGTACGCCGACGCGCGGGCCAACGCCACGCCGATCGACTGGAGCGGCTACCAGCCGCCCGCGCCGCGCACTCCGGGCACCCACGTGCTCGACGACTACGACCTGGCCGAGCTGCGCGACTACATCGACTGGCAGCCGTTCTTCAACGCCTGGGAGATGAAGGGGCGCTTCCCCGACATCCTCAACAACCCCGCCACCGGCGAGGCCGCGCGTCGTCTCTACGACGACGCCCAGGAGATGCTCGACCGGGTCATCGCCGAGAAGTGGATCACCGCCCGCGGTGTGTTCGGGTTCTTCCCCGCGGCCGCCGAGGGCGACGACACCATCGTCTACGCCGACGACGAGCGCACCTCCGAGCGCAGCCGCCTGCACCACCTGCGCCAGCAGGGCCAGCACCGCGACGGCGTGCCGAACAAGTCGCTCGGCGACTTCGTCGCGCCGGTCGGGACCGGTCTGGCCGATCACGTGGGCGCCTTCGCGGTCACCGCCGGCATCGGGCTGCCCGAGCGGGTCGAGGCGTTCAAGGCCGCCAACGACGACTACAACGCGATCCTGCTGGAGTCGCTGGCCGACCGGCTCGCCGAGGCCTTCGCCGAGCGGCTGCACGAGCGGGTCCGCACCGACTTCTGGGGCCACCAGCCCGAGGAGCGGCTGAGCAACGAGGACCTCATCGCCGAGCGCTACCAAGGCATCCGCCCCGCTCCCGGCTACCCGGCGTGCCCCGACCACACCGAGAAGCTCACCCTGTGGGAGCTGCTCGACGTCGAGGCCAGCACCGGCATCTCGCTGACCGAGTCGATGGCGATGTGGCCCGGCGCCTCGGTGTCGGGGTGGTACTTCAGCCACCCCCAGTCGCAGTACTTCGTCGTGGGCCGGCTGGCCCGGGACCAGGTCGAGGCCTACGCCGAGCGCAAGGGCTGGACCCTCGCCGAGGCCGAGCGCTGGCTCTCGCCCAACCTCGGCTACGACCCGGAGGACTGA
- a CDS encoding PAC2 family protein has product MIEIEDAPDLVDPIVIAAFEGWNDAADAASSVVDHLMLAWGARVVGSVDPEDFYDFQVNRPVVGSDELGHRRITWPTTQIAVASPPDLGRDIILVRGIEPNIRWRQFCAELLAAVDELGGELVVTLGALLADTPHTRPIPVTGTATEPELVDRLKLEQSTYEGPTGIVGVFQDACVRVDMPAVSYWAAVPHYVAQPPCPKATLALIGQIEDLLEISIPLGELPEEARAWERGVDELAEDDEDVADYVRALEETRDTTDLPEASGEAIAREFERYLKRRQGDD; this is encoded by the coding sequence GTGATCGAGATCGAGGACGCCCCGGACCTGGTCGACCCCATCGTCATCGCAGCCTTCGAGGGCTGGAACGACGCCGCGGACGCCGCCTCCTCGGTCGTGGACCACCTGATGCTCGCCTGGGGCGCACGGGTGGTCGGCTCGGTGGATCCCGAGGACTTCTACGACTTCCAGGTCAACCGCCCGGTCGTGGGCAGCGACGAGCTGGGCCACCGCCGCATCACCTGGCCCACCACCCAGATCGCGGTGGCCTCTCCCCCCGACCTGGGCCGCGACATCATCCTGGTCCGGGGCATCGAGCCCAACATCCGCTGGCGCCAGTTCTGCGCAGAGCTCCTGGCCGCCGTGGACGAGCTCGGCGGCGAGCTCGTCGTCACCCTGGGGGCCCTGCTGGCCGACACCCCGCACACCCGGCCCATCCCGGTCACCGGCACCGCCACCGAGCCCGAGCTGGTCGACCGGCTCAAGCTCGAGCAGTCGACGTACGAGGGGCCGACCGGGATCGTCGGGGTCTTCCAGGACGCCTGCGTGCGCGTCGACATGCCGGCGGTCTCCTACTGGGCCGCGGTGCCGCACTACGTCGCCCAGCCGCCCTGCCCCAAGGCCACCCTGGCGCTGATCGGCCAGATCGAGGACCTGCTGGAGATCTCCATCCCGCTGGGCGAGCTGCCCGAGGAGGCCCGCGCCTGGGAGCGCGGCGTCGACGAGCTGGCCGAGGACGACGAGGACGTCGCCGACTACGTGCGGGCCCTCGAGGAGACCCGCGACACCACCGACCTGCCCGAGGCCTCCGGCGAGGCCATCGCGCGGGAGTTCGAGCGCTACCTCAAGCGGCGCCAGGGCGACGACTGA
- the mshC gene encoding cysteine--1-D-myo-inosityl 2-amino-2-deoxy-alpha-D-glucopyranoside ligase — MRAWSAPEMPTLPVSGPVVSLHDTPSGARREVVPEGAARLYACGITPYDATHMGHAATYVGVDLLHRAWRNAGHDVTFVQNVTDVDDPLLERATKVGVDWVALAERETELFRQDMQALRVLPPQAYIGAVESIPLVIDLIERLRDAGAVYRVEDDWYFSVHADPAFGEESGLDREAMLRIFPERGGDPDRAGKKDPLDCLVWRGERPGEPSWPSPFGPGRPGWHVECTAIAMEHLGSDFDVQAGGSDLVFPHHEMCAGHAQVAEPGSRFAQVYVHAGMVAYDGEKMSKSKGNLVFVSALRHADVDPMAIRLTLLRHHYRADWEWTDADLLASVDMLATWRRALSLGAGAPAAPVVEAVLAACADDLDAATAVAAVDAWASATLGTDGLADASDPHAALAVHQVLDAALGLSL; from the coding sequence ATGCGTGCCTGGTCTGCCCCGGAGATGCCCACCCTCCCCGTGAGCGGACCGGTCGTCTCGCTGCACGACACCCCGAGCGGGGCCCGGCGCGAGGTGGTGCCCGAGGGCGCCGCCCGCCTCTACGCCTGCGGCATCACGCCCTACGACGCGACCCACATGGGCCACGCGGCGACGTACGTCGGCGTCGACCTGCTCCACCGGGCCTGGCGCAACGCCGGTCACGACGTCACCTTCGTGCAGAACGTGACCGACGTCGACGACCCGCTGCTCGAGCGGGCCACCAAGGTCGGCGTCGACTGGGTGGCCCTGGCCGAGCGTGAGACCGAGCTCTTCCGCCAGGACATGCAGGCGCTGCGGGTGCTCCCGCCGCAGGCCTACATCGGCGCCGTCGAGTCGATCCCGCTGGTGATCGACCTGATCGAGCGGCTCCGCGACGCCGGGGCGGTCTACCGGGTCGAGGACGACTGGTACTTCTCGGTGCACGCCGACCCCGCCTTCGGCGAGGAGTCCGGCCTCGACCGCGAGGCGATGCTGCGGATCTTCCCCGAGCGCGGCGGCGACCCCGACCGGGCCGGCAAGAAGGACCCGCTGGACTGCCTGGTCTGGCGCGGTGAGCGCCCCGGCGAGCCGTCGTGGCCCAGCCCCTTCGGCCCCGGCAGGCCCGGCTGGCACGTCGAGTGCACGGCGATCGCGATGGAGCACCTCGGCAGCGACTTCGACGTGCAGGCCGGCGGCAGCGACCTGGTCTTCCCCCACCACGAGATGTGCGCCGGGCACGCCCAGGTCGCCGAGCCTGGCAGCCGCTTCGCGCAGGTCTACGTGCACGCCGGGATGGTCGCCTACGACGGCGAGAAGATGTCGAAGTCGAAGGGCAACCTGGTCTTCGTCTCGGCGCTGCGCCACGCCGACGTCGACCCGATGGCCATCCGGCTGACGCTGCTGCGCCACCACTACCGCGCCGACTGGGAGTGGACCGACGCCGACCTGCTGGCCAGCGTCGACATGCTCGCCACCTGGCGCCGGGCCCTCTCCCTGGGCGCCGGCGCACCTGCGGCGCCTGTGGTCGAGGCCGTCCTGGCGGCGTGCGCCGACGACCTCGACGCCGCCACCGCGGTGGCCGCCGTCGACGCGTGGGCGAGCGCCACCCTGGGCACCGACGGGCTGGCCGACGCTTCCGACCCGCACGCCGCGCTCGCGGTCCACCAGGTCCTCGACGCCGCGCTCGGCCTGTCGCTCTGA
- a CDS encoding SCO1664 family protein, protein MTGTRDLVEDELELQGRILPASNATFLGTIGELQVVYKPIAGERPLWDFPGAVLAHREVAAYVVAQAFAGPGEPVLVPRTWLREGPHGPGMVQEWQEPDPDVEAVTLVPAGTAPEGYLHVFDGYDADDRLVSLVHEDTAALRSMAVLDVLLNNADRKGGHVLAMPDGRRYGVDHGIAFHTEPKLRTVLWGWLGRPLEEHDRAAVERVRAAVGGELGAALAPLLGDAEIEHLVRRCDRLLARGAMPAPDAGGPAIPWPPF, encoded by the coding sequence ATGACGGGCACCCGCGACCTCGTCGAGGACGAGCTGGAGCTGCAGGGACGGATCCTGCCGGCCTCCAACGCGACCTTCCTCGGCACGATCGGCGAGCTGCAGGTCGTCTACAAGCCGATCGCCGGCGAGCGGCCCCTGTGGGACTTCCCCGGCGCGGTCCTGGCGCACCGCGAGGTCGCGGCGTACGTCGTGGCGCAGGCGTTCGCCGGCCCCGGCGAGCCGGTGCTGGTGCCGCGCACCTGGCTGCGCGAGGGGCCGCACGGGCCCGGGATGGTCCAGGAGTGGCAGGAGCCCGACCCCGACGTCGAGGCGGTCACCCTGGTGCCGGCCGGCACGGCGCCCGAGGGCTACCTGCACGTCTTCGACGGCTACGACGCCGACGACCGGCTGGTCTCGCTGGTCCACGAGGACACGGCCGCCCTGCGATCGATGGCGGTGCTCGACGTGCTGCTCAACAACGCCGACCGCAAGGGCGGGCACGTGCTCGCGATGCCCGACGGGCGGCGCTACGGCGTCGACCACGGCATCGCCTTCCACACCGAGCCCAAGCTGCGCACCGTCCTGTGGGGCTGGCTCGGGCGCCCGCTCGAGGAGCACGACCGGGCCGCGGTCGAGCGGGTGCGGGCCGCTGTGGGCGGCGAGCTCGGTGCGGCCCTGGCGCCGCTGCTCGGGGACGCGGAGATCGAGCACCTGGTGCGCCGCTGCGACCGGCTGCTGGCCCGCGGGGCCATGCCCGCTCCCGACGCGGGCGGCCCGGCGATCCCGTGGCCGCCGTTCTGA
- a CDS encoding DUF3090 domain-containing protein, whose translation MPVVHAFDPPERFVTGTVGEPGSRTFFLQARSGTRVISVALEKQQVAALAERVDELLDEVMSSETSTAVIPAVAPLGLQDTEPLEQPIDEEFRAGTMTLSWDPDDERIVIEVFPYTEAAVVSPEQVDQDFEEPEPDEVLLVRLEAGAARAFVQRTEQVLEAGRPSCPFCGNPIDPDGHLCVRANGFRRREP comes from the coding sequence ATGCCAGTCGTCCACGCATTCGACCCGCCGGAGCGCTTCGTGACCGGCACCGTCGGCGAGCCCGGGTCCCGCACCTTCTTCCTCCAGGCCCGCAGCGGCACCCGCGTCATCAGCGTCGCGCTGGAGAAGCAGCAGGTGGCCGCCCTGGCCGAGCGCGTCGACGAGCTGCTCGACGAGGTGATGAGCTCGGAGACCTCGACCGCGGTGATCCCCGCCGTGGCGCCGCTGGGCCTGCAGGACACCGAGCCGCTGGAGCAGCCCATCGACGAGGAGTTCCGCGCCGGCACGATGACCCTGTCGTGGGACCCCGACGACGAGCGGATCGTCATCGAGGTCTTCCCCTACACCGAGGCCGCGGTGGTCTCGCCCGAGCAGGTCGACCAGGACTTCGAGGAGCCTGAGCCCGACGAGGTGCTGCTGGTCCGCCTCGAGGCCGGCGCCGCGCGCGCCTTCGTGCAGCGCACCGAGCAGGTCCTGGAGGCCGGGCGGCCCAGCTGTCCCTTCTGCGGCAACCCGATCGACCCCGACGGCCACCTCTGCGTGCGCGCCAACGGCTTCCGCAGGCGCGAGCCCTGA
- a CDS encoding histidine phosphatase family protein produces MATMVLIRHGRTTANATGVLAGRSPGVELDETGRAQAQRAGERLAGVPLAAVVTSPMLRCGQTAEAVLAHQQAPPPVRTEDGVTECDYGDWQGRALKELAGEALWRTVQSQPSAVTFPGGETMAGMQARAVHAVRRLDAQVESEHGPGAVWAVVSHGDIIKSVLADALGLHLDLFQRIGVDPASVSIVRYTEQRPYVLASNTHAGDLSWLAPAPDAPGDAEAAGDAPVGGGAGPEGADREAAAPPGGSGRPTAPLG; encoded by the coding sequence ATGGCCACGATGGTGCTGATCCGGCACGGACGCACGACCGCCAACGCCACCGGCGTCCTCGCCGGTCGCAGCCCCGGCGTCGAGCTCGACGAGACCGGCCGCGCGCAGGCGCAGCGTGCCGGGGAGCGCCTGGCCGGGGTCCCGCTGGCCGCGGTGGTGACCAGCCCGATGCTGCGCTGCGGCCAGACGGCCGAGGCGGTGCTGGCCCACCAGCAGGCGCCGCCCCCGGTGCGCACCGAGGACGGCGTCACCGAGTGCGACTACGGCGACTGGCAGGGGCGCGCCCTCAAGGAGCTGGCCGGCGAGGCGCTGTGGCGCACGGTGCAGAGCCAGCCCTCGGCCGTGACCTTCCCCGGCGGGGAGACGATGGCCGGCATGCAGGCGCGCGCCGTGCACGCCGTACGCCGCCTCGACGCGCAGGTCGAGTCCGAGCACGGTCCGGGCGCGGTGTGGGCCGTGGTCAGCCACGGCGACATCATCAAGTCGGTGCTGGCCGACGCCCTGGGGCTGCACCTCGACCTCTTCCAGCGCATCGGCGTCGACCCGGCGTCGGTCTCGATCGTGCGCTACACCGAGCAGCGGCCCTACGTCCTGGCCAGCAACACCCACGCCGGGGACCTGTCGTGGCTGGCCCCCGCCCCCGACGCCCCTGGGGACGCCGAGGCGGCCGGCGACGCGCCCGTGGGCGGCGGGGCCGGACCGGAGGGGGCCGACCGCGAGGCCGCCGCACCACCGGGTGGGTCGGGTCGTCCCACGGCGCCCCTAGGCTGA